One region of Pseudoalteromonas sp. R3 genomic DNA includes:
- a CDS encoding cyclic peptide export ABC transporter has protein sequence MLYRLVLSHKKLLILATLLSVVSALSGIGIISLVNAEIENVSNPDSDVLKALGIFFVALAGFLTFSVISQYILTKLSVQIMVSIRENLVQRVLSTSYEQIERVGGHRIFATLTKDIESLTATLSAVPHVAYNLATVLLCFAYMSYQSWQLFLFVGGVLLLAMLVAQLLMSLGIQRFQAVRELDDSLFKNFRALIDGGKELNINFNRKRFFYKEVVTPNIQEIKKSTISAHIIFIILSNWTNLILFLALGSVVFMSQLFLSGIATEVVVSFVLTLVYVIGPLTVLINTYSVVAEGIVSSQKIEKLQLSEEILTDQLDNTLHPEHNWHTLDIEAIEYEYRRDDSDDYHFSIGPISTQIQRGEIVFLIGGNGCGKSTFAKVLCGLYTPTRGSIRLDGRDAAHAMDWYRCHFSTIFSDFYLFEQVIDANGMLADDNKIRQYLSKLKLDQKVTVEKGILSTTELSQGQKKRLGLLLSYMEDTPLYIFDEWAADQDPYFRNFFYRELLPELKSLGKTVFVISHDEHYFSLSDRILKFEAGQMEDVTTSFASAEPVAEQPVALA, from the coding sequence ATGTTATATCGGCTAGTTTTATCTCATAAGAAACTACTCATACTTGCCACGCTTTTGAGTGTTGTCAGTGCGCTTTCAGGCATCGGCATCATTTCACTGGTCAATGCTGAGATAGAAAATGTGTCTAACCCGGACTCTGATGTGCTCAAAGCACTGGGCATTTTTTTCGTCGCACTGGCGGGGTTTCTCACCTTTAGTGTGATTTCTCAGTACATTCTCACTAAGTTATCCGTTCAGATCATGGTAAGTATTCGCGAGAATCTGGTTCAGCGTGTTTTGTCGACCAGTTATGAGCAGATTGAGCGCGTGGGTGGGCATCGGATTTTTGCTACTTTGACCAAAGACATTGAGTCACTCACCGCAACCCTGAGTGCCGTACCGCATGTGGCCTATAACCTGGCTACCGTGTTGCTGTGTTTTGCTTATATGAGCTATCAGTCCTGGCAGCTGTTTTTGTTTGTCGGTGGCGTGTTGTTGCTAGCTATGCTGGTCGCTCAGCTGCTTATGAGCCTGGGCATTCAGCGCTTTCAGGCTGTGCGGGAACTGGATGACAGCCTGTTTAAGAACTTTCGTGCCCTGATTGACGGTGGTAAAGAACTGAATATTAACTTCAACCGTAAGCGTTTTTTTTACAAAGAGGTGGTGACGCCAAATATTCAGGAAATTAAAAAGTCGACAATTTCAGCGCACATTATATTTATCATTCTGAGCAACTGGACCAATCTGATCTTGTTCCTGGCGCTGGGGTCTGTGGTTTTTATGTCACAACTGTTTTTGAGCGGCATAGCCACTGAGGTGGTGGTGAGCTTTGTGCTGACGCTGGTTTATGTGATTGGTCCACTGACGGTGTTGATCAACACCTACTCTGTGGTTGCTGAGGGCATAGTGTCGAGCCAGAAAATAGAAAAGCTGCAACTATCGGAAGAGATTTTGACTGATCAGCTGGACAACACACTGCACCCTGAGCATAATTGGCACACTCTGGACATCGAGGCCATCGAATATGAATACCGTCGTGATGACAGCGACGACTACCACTTCTCCATCGGGCCTATCAGTACGCAAATCCAGCGTGGCGAAATCGTTTTCCTGATTGGCGGCAATGGCTGTGGTAAATCTACCTTCGCCAAAGTGTTATGTGGTTTGTATACCCCAACTCGCGGCAGTATCCGCCTTGATGGTCGGGATGCCGCGCATGCAATGGATTGGTACCGTTGCCACTTTAGCACCATCTTTTCTGATTTCTACCTGTTTGAGCAAGTGATCGATGCCAACGGCATGCTGGCCGATGACAACAAAATTCGTCAATATCTGAGCAAGCTGAAGCTGGATCAGAAAGTCACGGTAGAAAAAGGCATTTTATCGACCACTGAGCTTTCTCAGGGTCAGAAGAAACGTCTGGGCTTATTGCTGTCGTACATGGAAGACACACCGCTTTATATTTTTGATGAATGGGCAGCCGATCAGGACCCGTATTTCAGAAACTTCTTTTATCGCGAACTCTTACCTGAGCTTAAGTCTTTGGGTAAGACCGTGTTCGTGATCAGTCACGACGAACATTACTTCTCACTGTCTGACCGCATTCTCAAATTTGAAGCCGGTCAGATGGAAGACGTAACCACGTCATTTGCATCTGCAGAACCTGTTGCTGAACAGCCTGTAGCGCTGGCCTGA